CGACATTGATGCCAGGCATCGGACGCGCTTCGCCCTCGAACTCGGTGTCAACGCCGGCCATGATGCGCAGCAGGGTCGATTTACCGGCGCCGTTGAGGCCCAGTACACCGATCTTGGCACCCGGGAAGAAGGACAGCGAAATGTCCTTGAGGATCTGCTTCTTGGGGGGTACGACCTTGCCCACCCGATTCATGGTGTAGACGTATTGCGCCATGGGAACTCACTAGATGTTGGAGGTTCGCGAAACCAGCTTCGTATCTCTCTGGCGTGGTGAGCGCCAGGGAACTATGGGCAGTGATGATAGAGCCCGAAGCGAGTAAAGAAAACACTAGTGCAATGCTAGTGAGGCAGCGGTCGGCATGAGAATGCCGCGTTGCAGGCAAGGATCGTACACAAGAGCACAGCATAACAGCCCATGGGCCTCACCATAGTGAGGCCGAACAGGACTGAAGCGAAGAAGAGGACGGATGGATGGATCGTATCAGGAGGCGTTACTCCTCCTCTTCCTCATCGAATCCCCAGTCGTCGTCGATTGCCTGCTTCAGTCGACGTTCTTCCAGCAATGCCTCGACACGCCGTCGTGCACGCAGGGTGTCGGCACGACTCGACGAACGGCTGCGGCCGTAGTCATCGTCGTTGACGGCATCCTGGTCATTGGCTTCAGAGCCGTTGGAGTCCGGCCCGTTGGGTTCCGGCCCGTTGGAATCCGGCCCGTTGGAATCATAATAGTAGGTATCATCAAGAAGGGAATCGCGGCTCATGTGAAGGTCCCCCATGGCCAGGCCACCCACATCGGAGTGGCGAATCACACCAACTTACCATCAACGGGCCTTGTTTATCGGCCCGGGGAAAGCGCCAGCAGGATCCATTTGATCCTGATGGCTATATATGCCTCATAGTGTGAAAGTGCAAGTCCCGGACTGCTATTTGCACAGTTCCTGAACCTCTATCCGCGATACGGCAGCTTCCAGGGCCACGGCTACTCGACTTCCGGGAGACGTTGGGCGAACCAGGCTGCGA
This Halomonas huangheensis DNA region includes the following protein-coding sequences:
- a CDS encoding PA3496 family putative envelope integrity protein, with protein sequence MSRDSLLDDTYYYDSNGPDSNGPEPNGPDSNGSEANDQDAVNDDDYGRSRSSSRADTLRARRRVEALLEERRLKQAIDDDWGFDEEEEE